The genomic window ATTTAAAGAAAAGTGCTTGCAGAATCAAATTTCTTCTTCACTAATGAATAGAAACATGATGAATGCGACGACTGCAGCTAGCTAAAAGAAGCCCTATCATAAACtccattttgaaaaaataataataaaaaaagagagcCTGTGTATAGGTTAACCTGCTAGTTAGGTGTGCAGTTATTCATTCCTAATGTAGCTCCCTGAGGCCGATGTAGTTTCATTGTAGAAAATTTCCAAATAATGAGTTACTATATTTTCTgatttatttatatgataacacttgctATTCTTCATTAAAAAAAACTTCCTATGAGAGAAAGCAGTCATTCTCTATGATTATTATGCTATTAGCCAGGACAAATCCAAAATATGTTTGCATCATCTTTTAATGTAATTTGCatgtcaaattaaaattttgcaATCCATCCCTTTTTCTGGCATCAAGCAATGATATAAATGAAAATTTATTCTTCAATGAAATCTGAAgttgtaaattttattttaatgattCTCATGCATCTATTGTTTACTACTTTGCATACCAATGTGCATATGCAGGTGCATATCTTGCTAGTGTTAGCAAACAACTAAATAAGAGCTTAAGCAGCTGCTAAATTTGCTAGGGGATTATAAACCTTATTTAAGAATGAATATATATATGACTTATATTCCCTGTGATGTATACGTTATGATTTTGAGGCTAATTGTTAGGTATCAGGTCCATCAGTTCAAGCAGCATGGCCGGCTCAACATCAGTATCCTTTGTTTCCACCCTTGCTACTCGCCCACCCTCAGTGAAAACAGTTTCTTTAGCAGAGCTTGAAAAGGCCACAGATAATTTCAGTGCCAAAAAGTTATTGGTGAAGGTGGATTTGGATGTGTTTATCATGGTATCATGGAAGATGGAAGTGAGGTTGCTATTAAGTTGCTTACAAGGGAGGACCAAAGTGGAGATCGTGAGTTCATTGCTGAAATTGAGATGCTCAGTCGGCTGCATCACCGTAATCTTGTCAAACTGATTGGCATATGCATTGAAGGGCACAAGCGGTGCCTGGTTTATGAGCTGGTTCGAAATGGAAGCGTGGAGTCTCATCTGCATGGTATGGTTCTAACTTCTAATTCTAAAGTTGCTGGTTTTGTACACAGGGTGCACAATCTTGGTATTCTCCCTGTATCCAACAACTTCTGTGGTAGTCTTTGTTTGCATAATGCAGTGCACCTTCTTGATAAAAATCATGGCTGACAATTATGCAACTGTTCTGAGCAGGGTTCGCCATATCGGGCTGAACCACCCGGTATGGGGCCGCCGATCCGGTTCGGAGGTTTTTTTGGAAAATCCCTCCAAACCGTACCAACCGCTCAGTTCGGTACGGTTCGGGTCCATACCATCCAAAACCGAATGGTATGGACCGGTACGGTCCGGTTCGGCATGAATCGAACCGTACTGACAGCCTCACATCGGAAAAGTTGTGGGGGGAGTGGGGCTTGGGCTGTCTTTTAGTGGCAGCCCAGGTGATTAGGTTCTCTAAGAAGCTCGAGAGCTCTCAGAGAACTCTCGAGGCTCTCAACGAAACCGTCGAGAcgccaaaaaaataagaaaaaaagagaaaaatttcgtCAAATTACAGCAGTGGTTCGAAGAGACGTTGATTTTTGGTCAGAAGTAATGTAATGTGttattcttttagtaaatattttattttttttttttttgttaaaaataggataagaatgaggAAGCATGAAAGTAAGAAGAAATCACGTCAAAATtttgtgattttggtatgatttaattatgtgatagatctttgaaagatctacatgatgacactaaaattgttaattttcattaattatatatttttaaatatttatatatatttattcataaaaaaataaatttaaagaaataaaaaatcagaattttagaatcatgtttagaatgattcaagctacttaaatctaacctcaaattttttttgaaatatttgaaattaaaaaaatatttttataattatttaaataataaaaaaatattataaaacaaaaatatgtaaaaatagtattatattttagttaattcaaaaatattatttgaagcatataacatatttattttgaatttataagttttaaaattattattgaaattattttaaatttatatataatttttttaattatcattaaactattgtgttttgttatacttgcagatatttataaaaaaaattcagagcATGACGTTCATTgactttaattaattatatattttttaatatatatttatttatacaaaaattatttaaaaaataaataaaaaataaaaaatcaaagtttttttgaaattgagaataatgtttagaatgattcaagcaatttaaatatttaaatctaacttgagatttttttgaaatttttagaattaaaaatatttttgtaaatatttgaatagtaaaaaatattatcaaataaaaaatatataaaattagtgttatattacagttaattcaaaaatattatttgaagcacaacatatttttttgaatttatgaatttttactttatatataatatttttttaataattattaaactgtcgtgttttgttatacatgcagaaatgagtaagaagaaagattcaaagCGTGACATTGGTTGGGATCATGGTGAGATGCTCTCGGCTCGACATCGTTGGAGATGcaatggtgcaacacagagttcaagggaggaggggtgactaggttgaagcagcatctggctggtggttatcctgataTGTCAATGTGTCGGAAATATCCGCAAGAGGTCcgataattgatgaaaaaatattttgctgattcgaaagcagcgaagaAAGGGATAAAGCAGAAAAGGGTCGATGTAGACCGTTGAGTTGCAGAGCCacttcttatcactctagagagtcagaaaGAGGTTTCCGCTCCAGATGATAAGGAGGCATagattgaggctgccattcagACGAGCTTGGCTGATCAGTACCGACAGGAGGAGATGGTCCGGTATAAGAGCGATTtggaccatcatgctacgaatcgGGGTCTGGATCAGCGATTGGTGGGAGAGAATTCGAGTTcaggaggactacctcagtcagagagcccGGTGGTAGAGGAAGTAGACAcagcatgtcttctttgttgggagcttttggcagtaggaggaAGTTTTTCAGAGATATTCCAATAGGAGCCAGcatccatgatttggatccacatgcttaacccagcaaggattcaaagcagcaaAGGATTGACATTAtggtgaaaaaagataagaagaaggatatgtgatGGGCTATTAGATCATGGTTTCATTTCAATCATATTCCAGCAAATACAGCAGCCAATTCTTACTATCGATCTGCTATTTCAACTATAGAGACTGCCGGCTAGGGTGTAGATCCGTCAGGACCTAGGGACATCTATGGTTAACTTCTTGACAGCAACAAGaaggatctgcagagatggattacttcttacaaaaataaatggcctacatacggactgatagtgatgtgtgatggttggatcgGTCTTACTAGACGGAGCAtcgttaattttttgacatattgtcatgaaattttttttttcataaatcaatTGATATTttagataagatgcacgatgccacatatatctttggtctgatggaggaggtgattcagtgggtgagcagcatgtcgtgcagatcatcacagataatggatcacaatataaggttgccggagagttgctgatggagcagcgatcgcagatatactggaccccatgtgctgcacattgcattgatcttatattgatggatattggaaagattcgtagggtgcagcaggtagtgaAAATTGTCCAGACTATTattagattcatctacaaccacacatgggttctttcattgacGCGGACGTATATTGGGAGGGAGATCTTAAGATCGGATATCACacgatttgctaccaactacatagcacttgatagtcttcttcagaagaaagcagccttacgtcagatgtttgtTAGTGCCGAGTGACAGGAGAGTAGATATGTAAGGGCtggcactgatggaagtcatgcAGAGAACAtgatgacgagtcagtcattctgACAGCGGACTGAGAAGGTAGTGAAGGCTATTAAACCATTATATGGAGTGCTTCGCGCTGTGGACAGTGAAAGATACCCCCAGATGGGtttcttatattatatgatagAGAGGGTAAAGAAACAGATCAGTAAGAATGATCcgaagcatgctcaagaatttattaacatcattgagcgccgttgggacatcagatgggtagagatttgcatctagccaGTAAGCAcggattcaaaaatattttaaaatattttttttatgctgtAAAAGTATACTTAATCagccataaaatttttttgcaacttattatttgaatccgagatttcagtatactattTCTGGAATAGATATGGACAACGAGCTTTTTGCTGCTCTTcgtaatgtgatatataagatggtgtccgatccagaaatcgcgtcgttgtgtctgcaagaggtatgctagtttaaaacagatatgattattcaactgaattcgatctgtattcaacgatatatttataaatttaataaatatttttttttacagacgaaatagtttagagagggatcagacagctttggagtctcatcagctgtcgtaagcaaaaagcagatgaatccagataaattacatatcaataatgagcagcatagattgatatgtaattttacttaataatatcataaaatttgatatgtaattttgcttttgcagctgaatggtggatttATTTTGGAACGTCCGCAAAACATTTGAGAGGTGtggctgtccgtattctttcttaaacggtctctgctagtggctgtgagcgcaattgatcgactttcgtctttatccacagcaaacagagcaaccgtctgacacaaaaatgtctcaacgatcttgtatatgtttattacaatctgaggttgaggctaaaatacATTCAGAAGGAAGTACTgctgaagtacactgatccgacgcTAGATGATTATGCTGACGAGGAGACGATTCGATCATCGAATGActtgcaggtcagcagcaggagccagaATTTGATGAGCCGGGGtcccctccacgaccagccagtgtggtagCTAAGGAGATCAGGGTGGATACAAGGCAATggacagaaaaaaatatttcacataaggttccaactgatcagccacagtctgaggggacacagggaactcattcatcacatgactcgatgTTCGATACATCTTTGTAGAGGTTCGAGCGACAGATGTATAGACGAGGTCGGCAGTCAGCAAGAAaacatccatcctcccaatcatcggaaactcagtcacagaggggcacaagggaGGCAAGAAAAGATAGTTGCATGTGCACCACTTTCGAGAGTATAGGAGCTATCTGGCTCAGATTCAGTCATCagagagagtgatgatgatattggtagtagtagtcatggatctgatgatcagagaGAAATTAGAGGACAGGAGATCACTGTTTATGAGATACAGTCacagggtgatattcgattcaccggtgagtctcagtttacacatgccacataagatagggatcatggtggacgagtcggtagagattGTGGGGagtcgatttcatatagacgacggacGCTTAGAGGTCATCCAGTACACGATGCAGCTGCAGACGATCTAGCACatggagtaggatccatggatgtatctggatcatcgttgcattatggatcctattatccgcagccaccttatgatccatatggatatggtgcGTCCGAAGCatcgtcttctagtggttactatcttatgcagtctggagcatcttacggatcagattttgctaccgaCATATtcggatgggctcctccacagccataccatcattccgaggatacttctcagagtttgagtgagagatctgagatgtcttacaattcaGAGAGGATGTCTTATGAGATAAATATTCAAGAGTACGGTGCATCTTggttagagggttggactgatattCCTCCAGATTATATTAATcatccagatatctacgagcgttGCAGACACTTGACAAGAAATTAAATACAGAGTAGATCTTGAGGTTAGCATATCAGTTGTTGTGCTTTGTATTTTAAacgtttagatacattttaatgcatattttatatatatatattttaattttaggatgataagttgtaatataatgtaaataaatatatatttaaaattttggatcaaaagtCTTTGTACCGCTATCTAACTtaaaaattgaacccaaatatatcaataatatgtaatataatgtaattttggggttgtatttatgaattaataactTAAACACCCACAAAAAAAACGAAACAAAAAAAAAGTACTGTTACCGAACCGATACGCCGAAGTGtaccgtgtgtcggtacggtatCAGTACCATATCGTACCGATCCACCATCGGTACGGTGTCCGATACGGTACAGCGGTCCTTGGTTCTGAGGATTTACTATTCTCTTTTATGGCTTCATTCAGTTGTTAATGACCTAATGTTTTAATGTTTCAGGTGCTGATAAAATGAAGGGACCTCTTGACTGGGATACTCGGATGAAAATTGCCCTTGGTGCAGCAAGAGGACTGGCGTACCTACATGAAGACTCTAACCCTTGTGTCATACACCGTGATTTTAAAGCCAGCAATATTCTATTAGAAGGTGATTTCACCCCCAAGGTTTCGGATTTTGGTCTGGCAAGGGTAGCATCAGAAGGAATCCATCATATTTCTACTCAGGTCATGGGAACATTCGGGTAATACTATTATTCCTCTTCTATTACCAGAATTTGCTTTATCAACATAATTGTCTGTGAGATGCTCTGATCTGCGGGCATTTGCTATCATGGCTGCACTCCTGCCTATGCAATGATGAATCCTGAAGCATGCATTTAACTTGGTTTTGCATCTTATTGCTTACCTTGTTGCTAGCTGCACCAGTTGCTAGGCCCCTTCTGCATTGAGAAAACTAAATGAAATGCCGAGTGTAGTATCTATCAGTATCATGTAGGTATAGAGGCTGGTATATGACGGTGTCCattttctcatttttcttctcATGGTTTTAAATTCAATAAAATTCTGAACTGAGAATTTTACGTTTACTGATTAAGTAGGCTTTTTTTGCCTAATCGggattaaattattaaaagaacATAATATTTTCGATCAAGAACTTAATGCCACCTGCTTTCTGTTGTCAACATTATACAATGCTTGCTAGAAACATTTTCCTCAAAAAAGCCTTGGGTCTATGTCACACTTACAGGCAGGATACCTGGTTGGCTTATACGATCTTAATTTCTGAACTTGCATTTTTGTCTTATTTCACCCCATgcctgtttaatctatttctgcTTTTCTGTTTATAGGTAAGAGTGACTTTTACTTTGATTCTTTGAGcatcttcaaaatttttacatcttccTGCCTCCACGCATCCATGATATCATTGGGCATTGGATTACTAGTGATTCCTCCATAACCATCTTCCACATCTGTTCTAGTTTTTGCtgattctaattatctgaatataTTTTCTTCCTCATAACCTGAAACTGCGTGACTTTCATTTTCAGAAACTATGAACCTTATTCATCTGTCACTCTGTCAGACTCCACTCTTTAGGTCCTGCTTCACCATGATTCCAATAATTTTATcttaatccttcttcttcttcttcttcttcttttcatttgcTATGCTTTTGTTCTTATATCTTCCTTTGACGGTAAAGGGGGCCTGTTGAATGGCAGGCAAGCTAAGGGTAGAATTTGTTGGCGCATCCCATCCTGTTATAAAAGTCCACTGATAGAGAGATTAGTCATTTAGTCCGAGAACTATCCATCATCTCTACATACACTCATAATCATTTTGAAAAGTAGATATGCAGCATCTTTTATCCTTTCGTAGGTTACATGATATCGAACTGCACCTCATTCTTTATCTCCTCTTCTTAGATAAACAGCCTTGGTCAATTACTTAACAGTTAAAATGAAATGGTGTCGTTGCATGCTTTCCTTGTATGTCATGATAAAATGGGAGCTTTCTTTCTATCTTTGTTTTTTTTGGAATGTTCGTGAGATATATAATTGGTGATTTTCAGGTATGTGGCTCCAGAATATGCGATGACGGGGCATCTACTTGTCAAGAGCGATGTGTACAGCTATGGGGTTGTGTTGCTTGAGCTCTTATCAGGTAGGAAGCCTGTCTACATGTCTGAACCTCAGGGGCCAGAGAATCTTGTAAATTGGGCACGCCCTCTGCTTACCagcaaagaagggctagagcaatTGATCGATCCATCCTTGAATGGAAAATATGACTTTGACAATATTGCAAAAGTAGCAGCGATAGCCTCTATGTGCGTTCACACAGAGGCATCGCAAAGGCCATTCATGGGAGAAGTTGTACAGGCACTGAAGCTAATATACAATGACCTGGATGAAACTTGTGATGATTCTTTCAGCCAGAGAGAGGATTCATTGGGTACCGACTGTGACTTTGGCCATGACATCAGTTGGTGGAATGGGGCGACACCACCACGCTTAACTTATGGGTGTGCCTCATCGTTTATAACAATGGAGTATGGTTCGGATCTGATGGAAGAAATGCAGAGACCACATTCGACATCTACTTTGGTTGGCAAGTTGGAATCCTTAGTTGGGCACAATAGATCAGGCCCCTTGAGAACCAAGAGGCAGAGGCAAGCTTTTTACAGATTGAGAGGGAGCATGAGTGAGCACGGAAACTTTATGAGACACTATGGCATGGatgactattttatttgaatttgtaaAAGGAAGTGCTCTTTCCTTTGCCTCTTTCTTAGTCTTCTCTCTTTTGgggattcttcaaaaaaaaatgtacAGTTCATAGAGGCAGTTCAGCATAGCTGCAAGGAACTGTGGGCTATGACttgtaattttaaatatattgatTCATTTTTCATGAGTTGAAGATGTAATTCGTGCTTTGCACCATCAGACGAGCCTGGGTTTTGTGTTGTAATTTAATGCTAAAATGGTTATTACTTGACCGTTTTAGTTGATTCTATTTGAATAATTTGTTTGCTTAGTCCTCGTGAATCTGACAGCACATTCACATTACAATTCTTAACAATTATGTTGCAATATCTCATTTGAATTACCTCTTGTTAGCCTGTATAGCTTCCTGTTTGACCTGTTCTGTGTACGGTAAAACACGTTCGGTCAATTTCTATCCCATTTCTCGAGTTCCATGTGGATAGCATATGATCATATCTCAGATGACCCAAGATAAGACCTCCATGAGGATGCCAAACTATGTCCCGACTAACATCTGCCATTCAGTAAAATCTGTATCCGGTAACAGATATTTTGTGAGTGTGTTTTGTTTGCAAttggaatcaaaatcagaatgaatAAAAATGAGGAtcaaaatattcatattaatgcTTTTGGTTCGTGGTGACTACGATTGAAATTAGATTTATATATATTAGAAAAGAATAGAAATTGAATTTTAGAGAATTAAAATATTCTCATTCTATTTAGAATTGaaataagaataaaatttttcCAATCAAATAACTTAAATGTGAATCATTCATTCTCATTTATTTTCATTTTCATTCCAGCATCTAACTCTCTCCAATGAAAATACCTTTTACGTTAATGCAATCGAGGAAGATTAGGTTTGCACCTCTTTAGGAGAGGAAAAGCTCCATTTTAGGCTTGAAAAAGTTCTCTGGCCTAAACATAGGCTCCATCAGACACTAATTTCTTACAAGCCACACTGTCCAAGCTGTGCGAGCTATTAGCGCACCGGACAGTTTTTCCTGGAAACCTTATGCCAGATTGCACATTGAAAGGGTTGTTGCAAAGTCTGAAAATCCAATAATTCCAACCTCCATATTTGGATGACGGTCTCCTGTATCTTCTTCGTATATTTAAATACCATGATCATCGTCGAGATGAAACCTTGAGCAAGTGCTAGATATCTGACTCCATCATTACTTGACAGTCACAAGATGCAGCACACTCTGTCCCTCCGCATATGAAACACTATAATCATTACACAACTTCTATAGCCAGTTAGCCACATCTGGGGTAGGTATCAGAGAAAAAATGATAGTGGATATTATGACAGATTATTTAGCTCAATGACCATCTTTTTGTTTACttcaattttttaatatttgGCCATGTGGTAAATGATGGTGGAGTGTAGTAATTAAATAGAATTGGATGAGTTTAGGCCAACATAAATTTGCTCCATCATGTCTCTAATTGTTCTATTTCATAACCTATGGGTGCTGGACATGATGATCAAAGCAATTCCAACAGTAAACACATACGTCAAGAAGCAGTGTCAAGAACCGGCCTCAAGCACGTGATTGTCAAAGTATCTAACTACAATTTAAAATTGAACATGAATAATATTATTGTTTTTGGATGATTACCTTGTGGTTAGTAAATAGAAAAGAATGTAGCCCCACCGATGTTACCGGCATCTCAACACAACCACCTCTTATTTGCATTGAGTTTTGTTAAGAAAACCATCCATGAACTTTTTGTATAGCATGGTgtaatgttctttttttttttttcatgaatcatttttttttcttttacttatgagttattaattttttttttgctttagtaTTTGATGCCATTTTTATCTTATTAGAAGTTGTGAAAGTTCTCTTCCTGACACATGATCGGATCATCTCTTAATCAATCGGATGATCAATTAAAGCTTAGTTTCTCGCAATCAGTGTCACAATAAAGATAACATTTTTATTTGCTTCTATACTGTTTTTTAAataagtaatatttttatcagcCTTATTTATTatccattgaaaattttttattaatctttaTTTTAACGTGtcgtaataataattttaataataattttttaatattaaaatttgaaataacaTATTATATCTGCATGATGATTTTTACGGTCACTGACGATTTGAGTTGGATCTGTTAGAATATAAGGACGCTTAGACTGCAGCCGTCGGTAATTATAACCGTTGCTTTCGGAGGTCAAGCAAGAAGACGCTGCGAGTGCCCGCTCTTGGAATGGTAGGGCccactcctctttttttttcctccttccaGAGTAATCTCCGCGCATCCTCTTCCGTGCCCGTTTCAAAATCCCCCTCCTTATCTTCTTGTTCTTCTGCTTCCCTCGCTATcatcaagaaggagaaaaagaacAGTCTAAAAAAGAATGATGGTCTCCGCGCTTCAATAGAAGTCCCTCGCTAATGGCTACTCCGAAGGGCTCCTACATTCTTCCTCTCCGCCCCTTTCCCTACCATCCCTTCTACTCGCCTACTTCTTCGAGGCCCTCCTTTCGTCTCAAGAAACCCGTCTCTACGTGGGATGCGAGGGCTTTCTCCTTGGATATACCCAAGAAAGTCAGGGCTTTGAGGTCCCGCGGAAGAGCAAGCGTTGGCGGGGGCGGCCCAGCGGTCCTTCGTTCCGGCTCCGAGGAGGAGCAGCGGCCTCCTTTTGATATCAATCTCGCTGTCGTGCTCGCTGGGTTCGCCTTCGAGGCCTATACCAGCCCTCCCGTAATCCTCCAAAGCTCTCTCCTTTTTGGCCTTCTTTTTCcggatttctttctttctttttccctctGGAAAATCATTtgatgttttgtttttttttttcttgatagaaAGATGTTGGGTGGCGAGAAATTGATGCCGCTGATTGTCAGACTGTGTTTTTGTCCAAGTAGGTTGATTGTTCGTCACTTTTTTGTTGTGTGGATTGATATATTTGTGGCGTTGCTCTTTTCTTGCAAATCGAATTTTTTTAGATCACTAAGTAGGCTTCATATTTCATTCCTTCTCTCTGAGTAGCTTTTACAGGTTCTTGATATTTGTCTGCATTGCTGCTGGGGTTTCGTCTAGCATGACATTGTTAGTGGATTAACAAAAGGGCTGCTTTGTTCTTGTACATGTTACATGATCTTGTTGGTTCAGCGAAACTGTAGTCTAATTTGCTTGTTGTCCTGCAAAGATTGAAAGAGAGATATTCTTTGTCTTTTTCTCCCCTTAAAATCTACTGAGCTTTTAAATTACAATCACTACATCTCATATTTTAAGAGATATTTCTTATTGGGACACCCCAAAATCATATATATGATTTAGCTAAAATGGATATTCAGATCTTAACTTATGACCTTGAGATTCTTTGATACCAAAAGAGTGGGAAGATTGAATCTGCACCTTCGTATGATGTGAAATTCAtataagatctgaattttttctGGAATCTGTAAACGTATCAAAGATTTAAGTTCAGAGTACGTTAACTTTGAAAACTGAGCTGCAAACTGTTTTCACAGGATGCATACTGCAACCTGTTTTCTTGAGTCCTAAGGTGTCTCTTTAAATGTCTGGTTGAGAGACAGACAAGAGGGAGAAAAGCCAAGGGAGAAGTAGGGGGTTACAGACTacagatgtccaagagaggggtgaaAGGCCACTTGCTACTTCCTCTCTCTTCCCCCCTCCTCCCTTGCTTCCTTGCT from Elaeis guineensis isolate ETL-2024a chromosome 4, EG11, whole genome shotgun sequence includes these protein-coding regions:
- the LOC105043203 gene encoding LOW QUALITY PROTEIN: receptor-like serine/threonine-protein kinase ALE2 (The sequence of the model RefSeq protein was modified relative to this genomic sequence to represent the inferred CDS: inserted 1 base in 1 codon) — translated: MGYPATPPSSLGPASGDVFSSLPWGGAEMSLLLVLLVSLLRLATSTSTRLMPTTQALISLGSPMIWNMTPSGPIPSPAHSPEYHGSPTSHPVQNHHQRLPHAVPPTSAAPSQNQGCDEISCYEPLTSTPIGSPCGCVYPMQVKIDLGVAPYQLFSRIEELEVEVAAATFLKQSQVRIMGAGASIRDPEMTTVTIDLVPLGEKFDRMTALLTYDRFWQKKVQINTSIFGDYDVIYVHYPGLPSSPPPMSEGFLGPSQQYPFMVDVHRGKMQKMNAKTIALISLSSFILVLVCFGLVCIIWKWKKLGRPLTAIGPAIPPLTTRKTGIRSISSSSMAGSTSVSFVSTLATRPPSVKTVSLAELEKATDNFSXQKVIGEGGFGCVYHGIMEDGSEVAIKLLTREDQSGDREFIAEIEMLSRLHHRNLVKLIGICIEGHKRCLVYELVRNGSVESHLHGADKMKGPLDWDTRMKIALGAARGLAYLHEDSNPCVIHRDFKASNILLEGDFTPKVSDFGLARVASEGIHHISTQVMGTFGYVAPEYAMTGHLLVKSDVYSYGVVLLELLSGRKPVYMSEPQGPENLVNWARPLLTSKEGLEQLIDPSLNGKYDFDNIAKVAAIASMCVHTEASQRPFMGEVVQALKLIYNDLDETCDDSFSQREDSLGTDCDFGHDISWWNGATPPRLTYGCASSFITMEYGSDLMEEMQRPHSTSTLVGKLESLVGHNRSGPLRTKRQRQAFYRLRGSMSEHGNFMRHYGMDDYFI